In the Malania oleifera isolate guangnan ecotype guangnan chromosome 1, ASM2987363v1, whole genome shotgun sequence genome, one interval contains:
- the LOC131150529 gene encoding uncharacterized protein LOC131150529 yields the protein MEPKDNSLESGSEETASDESPSVSRGLVRQRVGPSGMKQGRFNDVFFERYFAISTQDKKADEFSGLTQGTLIMQRYAARFIKLSRFALYLVLNEYKRLRATIVEIDLRGDEVVQEQRKRPVSSSSQSGPRQGQWKKKKNYNSGYQQSTERQSYQGHPSSASCAKCHKRHDGECQPFWGNCYNCGMLGHMSQSCQAPRRDTPA from the exons atggagcccaaggataatagcTTGGAGAGTGGTTCTGAGGAGAcagcaagcgatgagtctccttctgtgtctcgtgggtTGGTGAGGCAG agagttggtccatctggtatgaagCAGGGCCGCTTCAATGatgtattttttgagagatacttcgcGATCTCCACTCAGGATaagaaggctgatgagttctcggGCCTGACGCAGGGAACTCTGATTATGCAGAGGTATGCCGCCAGATTTATTAAGTTATCTCGGTTTGCACTGTACTTGGTCCTAAATGAGTACAAAAGGCTCAGAG ccaccatagttgagatcgACCTTCGGGGTGATGAGGTGGTGcaggaacagaggaagaggccagtTTCTTCTAGTTCTCAATCTGGTCCTCGGcaaggacagtggaagaagaagaagaactataacTCGGGTTATCAGCAGTCTACCGAGCGACAAAGTTATCAGGGGCATCCATCCTCCGCATCGTGCGCCAAGTGCCATAAAAGGCACGATGGGGAGTGTCAACCAttttggggtaactgctacaattgtggcatgCTAGGCCACATGTCACAGAGTTGTcaggcaccgaggagagatacgcctgcaTAG